One window from the genome of Jiangella alba encodes:
- a CDS encoding class I SAM-dependent methyltransferase — MPEPPEHYYASEPGVASSRRTIDVVLPEVRLRLLTDTGVFSFRQLDPGTRVLLENAPLPPIRGDLLDLGAGYGPIALAMAHRLKRRRVWAVDVNERALELVRENAAAAGLGGVRAALPDDVPEDVRFAAIYSNPPIRVGKAALHDLLLRWLPRLLPGGAAYLVVQRNLGADSLAKWLAEAGYPTRRLVSRIGYRVLEVQPLRSEQ, encoded by the coding sequence TTGCCCGAACCGCCCGAGCACTACTACGCGAGCGAGCCCGGCGTGGCCAGCTCGAGGCGGACCATCGACGTCGTGCTGCCGGAGGTGCGGCTGCGGCTGCTCACCGACACCGGCGTGTTCTCGTTCCGGCAGCTCGACCCCGGCACCCGGGTGCTGCTGGAGAACGCGCCGCTCCCCCCGATCCGCGGCGACCTCCTCGACCTCGGCGCCGGCTACGGCCCCATCGCGCTGGCCATGGCGCACCGGCTGAAGCGCCGCCGCGTCTGGGCGGTCGACGTCAACGAGCGGGCGCTGGAGCTGGTGCGCGAGAACGCCGCCGCGGCCGGGCTGGGCGGGGTGCGGGCGGCGCTGCCCGACGACGTGCCCGAGGACGTGCGGTTCGCGGCGATCTACTCGAACCCGCCGATCCGGGTCGGCAAGGCGGCCCTGCACGACCTCCTGCTGCGCTGGCTGCCGCGGCTGCTGCCCGGCGGCGCCGCGTACCTGGTCGTGCAGCGCAACCTCGGCGCCGACTCCCTGGCGAAGTGGCTGGCCGAGGCCGGCTACCCGACCCGGCGGCTGGTGTCGCGCATCGGCTACCGGGTGCTCGAGGTCCAACCCCTGCGATCGGAGCAGTAG
- a CDS encoding pyridoxamine 5'-phosphate oxidase family protein produces MKTADLAANPRAAAVFHWPALLRQVTLHGPVTELPPDEARGLYAQRSPNLRAVAWVYEELGGRALTGPDEVRAAFDRQLRRDPAEPPPSWVAYALRPDRVEAWWLPADAGVATRVRFDRDGGEWARRYVLP; encoded by the coding sequence GTGAAGACGGCCGACCTCGCGGCGAACCCGCGCGCCGCCGCCGTCTTCCACTGGCCGGCGCTGCTCCGGCAGGTGACGCTGCATGGGCCCGTCACCGAACTGCCGCCCGACGAGGCACGCGGCCTGTACGCGCAGCGGTCGCCGAACCTGCGGGCGGTGGCCTGGGTGTACGAGGAGCTCGGCGGACGGGCCCTGACCGGCCCGGACGAGGTGCGCGCGGCGTTCGACCGGCAGCTGCGCCGCGACCCCGCCGAGCCGCCGCCGTCGTGGGTGGCCTACGCGCTGCGCCCGGACCGCGTCGAGGCGTGGTGGCTGCCCGCCGACGCCGGTGTGGCCACCCGGGTCCGGTTCGACCGCGACGGCGGCGAGTGGGCGCGCCGGTACGTCCTCCCGTGA
- a CDS encoding pyridoxamine 5'-phosphate oxidase family protein: protein MMANDDAALNGVSGRPLALLADWMADAAAAGDPRAFTLATASADGAPHARTVLAVAVDDASVRFTTSRARR, encoded by the coding sequence ATGATGGCAAACGACGACGCCGCGCTCAACGGAGTTTCCGGGCGGCCGCTGGCGCTGCTCGCGGACTGGATGGCGGACGCGGCCGCCGCGGGCGACCCGCGCGCCTTCACCCTGGCGACGGCCTCGGCCGACGGCGCCCCGCACGCGCGGACGGTGCTCGCCGTCGCCGTCGACGACGCGTCGGTGCGCTTCACCACGTCGCGCGCCCGTCGGTGA